A genomic region of Natronoarchaeum mannanilyticum contains the following coding sequences:
- a CDS encoding HDIG domain-containing metalloprotein, whose protein sequence is MSTARLDLDDVRRRVPTLSLIDDRTIREETARLTADAPDYFWRVPASVSDYHHPICREERGLWVHTLMLSTVIDRLADSYVGQGKLEAADVDLAHAAAILHDQRKNGSAENPQHSATQDHELRMADVAYESDLPDRVGDAIKSHMGPWYDGPAPASPLADLVHTADMIASTETITPAVAAPIPEELSQFDLRAADLG, encoded by the coding sequence ATGTCGACCGCTCGACTCGATCTCGACGACGTCCGGCGGCGCGTTCCCACGCTGTCGCTGATCGACGACCGAACGATTCGGGAGGAAACTGCGCGGCTCACCGCCGACGCCCCCGACTACTTCTGGCGCGTCCCGGCCTCCGTATCCGACTACCACCATCCGATCTGTCGCGAAGAGCGCGGGCTGTGGGTCCACACGCTCATGCTGTCGACCGTGATCGACCGCCTCGCCGATTCGTACGTCGGGCAGGGCAAACTCGAGGCGGCGGACGTCGATCTCGCGCACGCCGCTGCGATTCTCCACGACCAGCGCAAGAACGGCTCGGCCGAGAACCCCCAGCACTCGGCGACGCAGGACCACGAACTTCGAATGGCCGACGTCGCGTACGAATCGGATCTCCCCGACCGCGTCGGCGACGCGATCAAGAGCCACATGGGGCCGTGGTACGACGGACCGGCGCCGGCGTCGCCGCTCGCCGATCTGGTCCACACGGCCGACATGATCGCGTCGACCGAGACCATCACGCCGGCGGTCGCGGCGCCGATCCCCGAGGAGCTCTCGCAGTTCGATCTCCGGGCAGCGGATCTCGGATAG
- the panB gene encoding 3-methyl-2-oxobutanoate hydroxymethyltransferase, with translation MPTTVRDVRAKAGEDPITMLTAYDAPTASVIDDAGIDAILVGDSMGNAVLGHDSTLPVTVDEMASRTAAVARGTEKALVIADMPFLSVGTSREASVENAGRMLKEADADAVKIESGPHTVELTEHLVRLGIPVMAHLGLTPQRVNELGGYTRQGTDEESAKEIIDLAHAHEDAGAFSLVLEHVPSNLAARVTEELSIPTIGIGAGPEVDGQVLVYNDVVGLSERAPPFAEQFGDVRGEIERAVAGYRDAVESGEYPAEEHSHHAEELEDLY, from the coding sequence ATGCCTACGACGGTGCGGGACGTCCGCGCGAAGGCGGGCGAGGACCCGATCACGATGCTGACCGCTTACGACGCGCCGACGGCGTCGGTGATCGACGACGCGGGGATCGACGCGATTCTGGTCGGCGACAGCATGGGGAACGCGGTGTTGGGCCACGACTCGACGCTCCCGGTCACCGTCGACGAGATGGCCAGCCGCACCGCCGCGGTCGCCCGCGGGACCGAGAAGGCGCTGGTGATCGCCGACATGCCGTTCCTGAGCGTCGGGACGAGCCGCGAAGCGAGCGTCGAGAACGCCGGGCGAATGCTCAAAGAGGCCGACGCCGACGCGGTGAAGATCGAGAGCGGGCCCCACACCGTCGAGCTGACCGAGCACCTCGTCCGACTCGGCATCCCGGTGATGGCCCACCTCGGCTTGACGCCACAGCGCGTCAACGAACTGGGCGGATACACCCGCCAGGGAACCGACGAGGAGTCCGCAAAGGAAATCATCGATCTCGCGCACGCGCACGAAGACGCCGGCGCGTTCTCGCTCGTACTGGAGCACGTCCCCTCGAATCTGGCCGCCCGCGTCACCGAGGAACTGTCGATTCCGACGATCGGTATCGGCGCCGGTCCCGAAGTCGACGGACAGGTGCTCGTGTACAACGACGTCGTCGGCCTGAGCGAGCGCGCGCCGCCCTTTGCCGAGCAGTTCGGCGACGTTCGAGGCGAGATCGAGCGCGCGGTGGCGGGGTACAGGGACGCGGTCGAGAGCGGGGAGTACCCCGCCGAGGAACACAGCCACCACGCCGAGGAGTTAGAGGATCTGTACTGA